The following are encoded together in the Salvelinus fontinalis isolate EN_2023a chromosome 38, ASM2944872v1, whole genome shotgun sequence genome:
- the LOC129838118 gene encoding septin-7-like isoform X2, which translates to MVVGESGLGKSTLINSLFLTDLYSSEYPGPSHRVKKTVQVEQSKVLVKEGGVQLLLTIVDTPGFGDAVDNSNCWQPVIDHIDSKFEDFLNCESRVNRRLMPDSRVQCCLYFIAPSGHGLKPLDIEFMKRLHEKVNVIPLIAKADTLTPEECQRFKKQIMREILEHKIQIYEFPETDDEEENKLVKKIKDRLPLAVVGSNTIIEVNGKRTRGRQYPWGVAEVENGDHCDFTILRDMLIRTHMQDLKDVTNNVHYENYRSRKLAAVTYNGQDNNRVKGQQSTKSPLAQMEEERREHVAKMKKMEMEMEQVFEMKVKEKIQKLRDSEAELSRRHEQMKKNLEAQHKELEEKRRQFEDDRANWETNQRLEQQRLDASRTLEKNKKKGKIF; encoded by the exons ATGGTTGTGG GTGAATCGGGATTGGGCAAGTCCACGTTGATCAACTCTCTGTTCCTAACAGATTTGTACTCGTCAGAATACCCTGGGCCTTCGCACAGAGTCAAAAAGACTGTACAG GTGGAGCAATCCAAAGTGTTAGTAAAGGAAGGTGGTGTCCAGCTCCTGCTCACAATAGTCGACACCCCAGGATTCGGCGACGCTGTGGACAATAGCAACTG CTGGCAGCCGGTCATCGACCACATAGACAGCAAGTTTGAGGATTTCCTCAACTGTGAGTCGCGGGTGAACAGACGACTGATGCCCGACAGCAGAGTGCAGTGCTGCCTCTACTTCATCGCCCCCTCGGGACACGG ACTGAAGCCTCTGGATATTGAGTTTATGAAACGGTTGCATGAGAAGGTGAACGTCATCCCACTGATCGCAAAAGCAGACACTCTCACCCCAGAGGAGTGCCAACGGTTCAAGAAGCAG ATCATGCGGGAAATCCTGGAGCACAAAATCCAGATCTACGAGTTCCCAGAGacggatgatgaggaggagaacaaACTGGTGAAGAAGATCAAG GACCGTCTGCCCCTGGCCGTGGTGGGCAGTAACACCATCATCGAGGTGAACGGGAAGAGGACCAGAGGACGACAGTACCCATGGGGAGTGGCAGAAG TTGAGAACGGAGACCACTGTGATTTCACCATCCTACGAGACATGCTCATCAG AACCCACATGCAGGACCTGAAGGACGTGACCAATAACGTCCACTATGAGAACTACCGCAGCAGGAAGTTGGCGGCTGTCACCTACAACGGACAGGACAACAACAGGGTCAAGGGTCAACAGTCGACCAA GAGCCCCCTAGCTCAGATGGAGGAGGAGCGGAGGGAGCACGTGGCCAAGATGAAGAAGATGGAGATGGAAATGGAACAGGTGTTTGAGATGAAGGTCAAGGAGAAGATCCAGAAGCTGAGAGATTCTGAGGCTGAG CTCTCGAGGCGTCATGAGCAGATGAAGAAGAATCTGGAGGCCCAGCACAAGGAGCTGGAGGAGAAGAGACGCCAGTTTGAGGATGACCGGGCCAACTGGGAGACCAATCAGCGCCTGGAGCAACAGAGACTGGATGCCTCCAG GACTCTGGAAAAAAACAAAAAGAAGGGGAAGATATTTTAG
- the LOC129838118 gene encoding septin-7-like isoform X1: MVVGESGLGKSTLINSLFLTDLYSSEYPGPSHRVKKTVQVEQSKVLVKEGGVQLLLTIVDTPGFGDAVDNSNCWQPVIDHIDSKFEDFLNCESRVNRRLMPDSRVQCCLYFIAPSGHGLKPLDIEFMKRLHEKVNVIPLIAKADTLTPEECQRFKKQIMREILEHKIQIYEFPETDDEEENKLVKKIKDRLPLAVVGSNTIIEVNGKRTRGRQYPWGVAEVENGDHCDFTILRDMLIRTHMQDLKDVTNNVHYENYRSRKLAAVTYNGQDNNRVKGQQSTKHDTGEGMSPLAQMEEERREHVAKMKKMEMEMEQVFEMKVKEKIQKLRDSEAELSRRHEQMKKNLEAQHKELEEKRRQFEDDRANWETNQRLEQQRLDASRTLEKNKKKGKIF; this comes from the exons ATGGTTGTGG GTGAATCGGGATTGGGCAAGTCCACGTTGATCAACTCTCTGTTCCTAACAGATTTGTACTCGTCAGAATACCCTGGGCCTTCGCACAGAGTCAAAAAGACTGTACAG GTGGAGCAATCCAAAGTGTTAGTAAAGGAAGGTGGTGTCCAGCTCCTGCTCACAATAGTCGACACCCCAGGATTCGGCGACGCTGTGGACAATAGCAACTG CTGGCAGCCGGTCATCGACCACATAGACAGCAAGTTTGAGGATTTCCTCAACTGTGAGTCGCGGGTGAACAGACGACTGATGCCCGACAGCAGAGTGCAGTGCTGCCTCTACTTCATCGCCCCCTCGGGACACGG ACTGAAGCCTCTGGATATTGAGTTTATGAAACGGTTGCATGAGAAGGTGAACGTCATCCCACTGATCGCAAAAGCAGACACTCTCACCCCAGAGGAGTGCCAACGGTTCAAGAAGCAG ATCATGCGGGAAATCCTGGAGCACAAAATCCAGATCTACGAGTTCCCAGAGacggatgatgaggaggagaacaaACTGGTGAAGAAGATCAAG GACCGTCTGCCCCTGGCCGTGGTGGGCAGTAACACCATCATCGAGGTGAACGGGAAGAGGACCAGAGGACGACAGTACCCATGGGGAGTGGCAGAAG TTGAGAACGGAGACCACTGTGATTTCACCATCCTACGAGACATGCTCATCAG AACCCACATGCAGGACCTGAAGGACGTGACCAATAACGTCCACTATGAGAACTACCGCAGCAGGAAGTTGGCGGCTGTCACCTACAACGGACAGGACAACAACAGGGTCAAGGGTCAACAGTCGACCAA ACATGACACAGGTGAAGGCAT GAGCCCCCTAGCTCAGATGGAGGAGGAGCGGAGGGAGCACGTGGCCAAGATGAAGAAGATGGAGATGGAAATGGAACAGGTGTTTGAGATGAAGGTCAAGGAGAAGATCCAGAAGCTGAGAGATTCTGAGGCTGAG CTCTCGAGGCGTCATGAGCAGATGAAGAAGAATCTGGAGGCCCAGCACAAGGAGCTGGAGGAGAAGAGACGCCAGTTTGAGGATGACCGGGCCAACTGGGAGACCAATCAGCGCCTGGAGCAACAGAGACTGGATGCCTCCAG GACTCTGGAAAAAAACAAAAAGAAGGGGAAGATATTTTAG
- the LOC129838119 gene encoding protachykinin-like, with protein MKRNNFTHSTPANTMKIILLIMVFSLVLATVLSQKIYFDDSWREENETSKWPQSEQYKEILKRMTRKPESRKFFGLMGKRGSAKSQVTRRRQKFESFVGLMGKRSSEEQGNF; from the exons ATGAAGAGGAACAACTTTACGCACAGCACACCTGCTAACACAATGAAGATAATTCTACTCATCATGGTATTTTCCCTCGTTTTGGCAACTGTACTCagccaaaaaatctattttgatgACAGTTGGAGAGAAGAAAATGAAACG AGCAAATGGCCACAATCTGAGCAATACAAAGAAATCCTGAAAAGAATGACTCGAAAACCTGAGTCACGCAAATTCTTTGGTCTTATGGGGAAAAGAGGCTCTG CAAAATCCCAGGTAACAAGAAGAA ggcagaaatttgagtcTTTTGTTGGACTGATGGGTAAAAGGAGCTCAGAGGAACAAG GTAACTTCTAA
- the si:dkey-256h2.1 gene encoding uncharacterized protein si:dkey-256h2.1, whose amino-acid sequence MAWLSSTLVLCCLTVTLGLHVIQIDATAKMRGMKSTHNLDQDERAFSPSTFAHSTINFRSKITLQQVSGLEPGNTAPAFKVVTLDGEFVYPPLAGLKGPLIIHAFTNKSAFLECLWNSKSSLTDLVQNLPESTQVLFVSLDDSSVNDALWMRDQVLRVSSHRKKEVLSRLHFSPVPVFCLGNWIPSVLYSWGCSGHNCGLSQAVFTSTVWNMPVIVKRLDARYDWLMGSWSQMKHQLIDAGDGCEPAPSAASAVAWVSEGNCSFFTKVKNMAKSNATGVLIHAGPGNPIQDMNCVGDECSTPLGIPAAMVHCEPSVAQALRYGHMVNVSFQSTPSPNFFIGIDQQGALSEMGWFLYPSFKFINWQAQWFDFYEGLQTRLRDPAWVVPVFEKVQMQGQSGAVATVNLPSDMLDFDMLELDVSLSCPSERDDSCAHWDHTVQLFVCCDHFSPHCNMEMGRWITAFRRGIGRWLTDVSPLVPLLNNGRCTFTMKTVPWAMPWVVSLSLRFSHTNHSTNHSDKLYPFKLMSLYSGGTFDKEYNKRYQPIKFTVPASTKKVELYAVITGHGSDENGCGEFCVTSHHFLVNGAFNNTRIFDSAGSALGCAMRVGEGAVPNEHGTWLYGRGGWCDGLQVNPWRIDITTQLDMSGIEANTLLYFGLYSGQDPNPSHDPGYIVMFSYLVFYK is encoded by the exons ATGGCTTGGTTATCATCAACTTTGGTGCTGTGCTGCTTAACAGTAACGTTAGGTCTACATGTAATTCAAATTGATGCAACAGCGAAAATGAGAGGGATGAAGTCAACTCATAATTTAGACCAAGACGAGCGTGCATTCTCACCATCTACATTTGCGCATAGCACCATCAACTTCAGATCCAAAATAACTCTTCAACAAGTTTCGGGATTGGAGCCAGGTAACACAGCTCCAGCTTTCAAAGTGGTAACCCTTGATGGAGAATTCGTTTACCCGCCACTTGCAGGGTTGAAAGGGCCATTGATAATTCATGCTTTTACCAACAAGTCTGCCTTTTTGGAGTGCCTGTGGAACTCTAAGTCGTCATTAACCGACTTGGTCCAGAACCTACCCGAGAGCACCCAAGTCCTCTTCGTGTCTcttgatgacagctctgtcaACGATGCCTTATGGATGAGAGATCAAGTCCTTCGTGTATCATCGCATAG AAAGAAAGAGGTTTTGTCCAGATTGCACTTCTCCCCTGTTCCTGTATTTTGCTTAGGGAACTGGATTCCCAGTGTGCTGTACTCTTGGGGTTGTTCCGGACACAACTGTGGCCTTTCTCAGGCAGTTTTTACCTCTACAG TGTGGAACATGCCGGTGATTGTCAAGAGACTTGATGCGCGATACGATTGGCTGATGGGCTCCTGGAGCCAGATGAAACACCAGTTGATTGATGCAGGCGATGGATGTGAGCCCGCCCCCTCCGCTGCAAGTGCTGTTGCCTGGGTTTCCGAGGGCAACTGCTCCTTTTTCACCAAG GTGAAGAACATGGCCAAGTCCAATGCCACAGGTGTCCTTATCCATGCAGGTCCTGGAAACCCGATCCAGGATATGAACTGTGTTGGAGACGAATGTTCTACGCCACTAGGCATACCTGCTGCCATGGTGCATTGCGAGCCCTCTGTAGCCCAGGCCCTTAG gtATGGGCACATGGTGAATGTGTCCTTTCAGAGTACCCCCTCTCCAAACTTCTTCATTGGCATTGACCAGCAGGGGGCACTGTCTGAGATGGGCTGGttcctctacccctccttcaaGTTTATCAACTGGCAGGCCCAGTG GTTTGATTTCTATGAGGGGCTTCAGACTAGACTCCGTGACCCAGCCTGGGTGGTCCCTGTGTTTGAGAAGGTCCAGATGCAAGGACAGAGTGGAGCAGTAGCCACTGTGAACCTGCCTTCTG ACATGTTGGATTTTGACATGCTGGAGTTGGACGTGTCTCTGTCGTGTCCCAGCGAGAGGGATGACTCCTGCGCCCACTGGGACCACACTGTGCAGCTGTTTGTGTGCTGTGATCATTTCAGTCCCCACTGCAACATGGAGATGGGGCGCTGGATAACAGCCTTCCGCAG AGGCATTGGGCGCTGGCTCACTGACGTTTCTCCTTTGGTGCCTCTGTTGAACAATGGGAGATGTACCTTCACCATGAAGACTGTGCCTTGGGCCATGCCCTGGGTGGTGTCTCTGAGTCTGAGATTCAGCCACACAAATCACTCAA CCAATCACTCAGACAAGCTTTACCCCTTTAAGCTGATGTCATTGTACAGTGGAGGCACCTTTGACAAGGAATATAACAAGAGATACCAACCAATCAAATTCACTGTCCCAGCCTCAACAAAAAAG GTGGAGTTGTATGCCGTAATCACAGGCCACGGGAGCGACGAGAACGGCTGTGGCGAGTTCTGTGTGACATCACACCACTTCCTCGTCAACGGAGCATTTAATAACACCCGTATTTTTGACTCGGCAG GTTCAGCCCTGGGGTGTGCCATGCGGGTGGGAGAGGGGGCGGTGCCCAATGAGCATGGCACCTGGCTGTACGGCCGTGGAGGCTGGTGTGATGGGCTACAGGTCAACCCCTGGAGGATTGACATCACCACACAG CTGGACATGAGTGGGATTGAAGCCAATACTCTGCTCTACTTTGGCCTTTACAGTGGACAGGACCCCAATCCGTCTCACGACCCTGGCTACATTGTCATGTTCTCTTATCTGGTGTTCTACAAGTAG
- the LOC129837343 gene encoding collagen alpha-1(XXVIII) chain-like, with protein MLRKNNMGKGVALFLLLLALLHEAIGQRRRKGKYSVLRDGGNDMTTCSMEVAFILDSSESAKTFLFEKQKSFVLHFSTRLTLLQVSGWTLKLRMAALQYSSSVSVEHSFTAWQDLDVFHSRVSSMAYIGHGTYSTYAITNATQLFTQETKEDSVRVAVLMTDGVDHPRNPDVIGAAADAKASGVKLFAVGLSDLARQSQNSAKLRAIASTPAQQFVHSLTDPQLEEKLLKELGAIVLEACPQAKVCLCERGERGPPGNPGKKGDPGYEGPSGPKGSGGEPGVSGRPGSDGLEGSPGYKGGKGEIGDCGTPGEKGDEGPGGPPGPRGPRGDQGVNGPPGEQGPEGQTGPKGEQGPTGASGPVGDIGIGFPGPKGAKGVQGRPGTLGPIGIGEPGQPGPPGLAGAQGNQGAVGEGLPGPKGDRGYEGPRGERGLTGVGVKGDKGNLGQLGSQGPVGMPGAGIQGEKGKQGPVGPPGPRGNPGVGLMGQKGSQGFSGEPGIPGERGVGEPGPKGDPGSEGLPGIPGLSGEDGDIGQKGDIGLQGPRGPDGSPGKGVPGEKGDRGERGSRGQLGAVGPVGPVGAKGEPGSAGRAGTNGPPGRGLPGMKGDPGAVGPPGHVGEPGIGITGPKGERGLPGPIGPPGLEGEGLPGTPGPPGIPGLTGETGPEGKGLPGPKGDRGTPGPTGLAGAPGVGLMGPKGSAGQTGAPGPQGLPGEGIQGPKGESGFQGIMGPRGPPGHGIQGDKGDRGFVGERGRKGDRGETGETGAAGPLGRLGEKGEPGLTREEVTKLVRSICGCGVKCRESPLEMVFVIDSSESVGPDNFNVVKDFVNSLVGRASVSRETTHVGVVLYSHINMVVVSLHQQASRDQVKAAVRTMTYLGEGTFTGSAIHQANQVFRAARPGVRKVAIVITDGQADERDTVRLEEAVKEANDSNIETFVIGVVNQSDPLYEEFKKELHLMASDPDREHMYLIDDFRTLPALESKLLSRICESDGGAQFSSIPSSRYSAGTPGQAGIVRETPERTDTDTPTFNGDFKKTQMVPGSPGEPDRIFIPQGPQTGDRDNSETYRVPSFDREPFKRLPEFLLPSEMKNPTHSVVMTGPQAPTQMPLPVVKLPRLSSTSPPLPQDALIPDESCGQILDPGPCRNYVVKWYYDTTANACAQFWFGGCQGNQNQFESEKSCKNTCVKV; from the exons ATGTTGAGAAAGAACAACATGGGGAAAGGAGTGGCTCTGTTCCTTCTACTGTTGGCACTTCTTCACGAGGCCATAGGTCAGAGAAGAAGAAAAGGAAAGTACAGTGTCCTCAGAGATGGAGGAAATG ACATGACAACATGTTCCATGGAGGTGGCCTTCATTCTGGACAGTTCGGAGAGCGCCAAGACCTTCCTGTTCGAGAAGCAGAAGTCCTTTGTTCTGCATTTCAGCACTCGTCTCACCCTGCTCCAGGTGTCTGGATGGACCCTGAAGCTGCGGATGGCTGCTCTCCAGTACAGCAGCTCCGTGTCTGTAGAGCACAGCTTCACTGCCTGGCAGGACCTGGATGTGTTCCACAGCAGAGTCAGCTCCATGGCCTACATTGGCCATGGCACCTACTCCACCTACGCCATCACCAACGCCACACAGCTCTTCACCCAGGAGACCAAGGAGGACAGCGTCAGGGTGGCGGTGCTCATGACCGACGGTGTCGATCATCCGAGGAACCCTGATGTGATCGGAGCAGCGGCGGATGCTAAGGCTAGTGGCGTGAAGCTCTTTGCTGTAGGGTTGTCGGACCTGGCCCGCCAGAGCCAGAACAGTGCCAAACTCCGGGCTATTGCCAGCACACCGGCCCAGCAGTTCGTCCACAGTCTCACTGACCCCCAGCTAGAGGAGAAGTTACTGAAAGAGTTG GGTGCAATAGTGCTTGAGGCG TGTCCACAGGctaaagtgtgtttgtgtgaaagaggggagagaggcccTCCTGGAAACCCA GGTAAAAAAGGAGATCCAGGATATGAAGGACCATCTGGTCCAAAAGGATCAGGG GGAGAACCTGGAGTCAGTGGCCGACCAGGAAGTGACGGTCTTGAG GGCAGTCCTGGTTATAAAGGTGGCAAG GGGGAGATAGGAGACTGTGGCACCCCTGGGGAAAAAGGAGATGAA GGCCCTGGAGGACCTCCTGGCCCACGGGGACCCAGAGGAGACCAG GGTGTTAACGGACCACCCGGGGAGCAGGGTCCGGAGGGCCAAACAGGACCTAAA GGGGAGCAAGGACCCACCGGTGCATCTGGACCAGTAGGTGACATTGGCATTGGGTTCCCAGGTCCAAAG GGGGCCAAAGGAGTTCAGGGAAGACCAGGAACCCTTGGTCCCATTGGAATTGGAGAGCCAGGACAGCCA GGACCCCCAGGACTTGCTGGGGCACAGGGTAACCAGGGAGCTGTTGGGGAGGGGCTCCCTGGCCCAAAG GGGGATCGAGGCTATGAGGGCCCCAGAGGTGAACGTGGTCTCACTGGTGTTGGGGTCAAAGGTGATAAG GGAAATCTTGGACAGCTTGGATCACAAGGACCAGTGGGAATGCCAGGGGCAGGAATTCAAGGAGAAAAG GGGAAGCAAGGGCCAGTTGGCCCTCCAGGCCCCAGAGGGAATCCAGGTGTGGGACTTATGGGCCAAAAG GGAAGCCAAGGCTTCTCAGGTGAGCCTGGAATCCCAGGGGAGAGAGGTGTCGGGGAGCCAGGACCTAAA GGAGACCCAGGATCGGAGGGGTTGCCTGGTATTCCAGGCCTCTCTGGAGAGGATGGAGACATAGGACAGAAG GGTGACATTGGGTTACAGGGGCCCAGGGGACCTGATGGGTCACCCGGAAAAGGTGTCCCTGGAGAAAAG GGGGACCGAGGGGAGCGGGGCTCCAGGGGCCAGCTAGGGGCAGTAGGGCCTGTGGGGCCTGTGGGGGCCAAG GGTGAACCCGGAAGTGCTGGACGAGCAGGTACAAATGGACCACCTGGGCGGGGATTACCCGGTATGAAG GGGGACCCTGGTGCAGTAGGCCCACCCGGACATGTTGGTGAACCCGGAATAGGAATCACTGGACCGAAG GGTGAGAGAGGGCTACCAGGGCCCATTGGTCCACCTGGGCTTGAAGGGGAAGGCCTCCCTGGAACTCCA GGCCCCCCTGGAATACCAGGACTGACAGGTGAGACTGGACCAGAAGGAAAAGGTTTACCTGGTCCTAAG GGAGACCGGGGAACTCCAGGCCCCACAGGACTAGCTGGAGCACCAGGAGTCGGGCTAATGGGTCCCAAG GGGTCAGCCGGTCAGACTGGAGCACCGGGTCCCCAGGGACTGCCTGGAGAGGGCATTCAAGGACCAAAG GGGGAGTCAGGATTCCAGGGGATCATGGGCCCCAGGGGGCCCCCAGGACATGGTATTCAAGGGGATAAG ggagacagggggttcGTGGGTGAACGAGGCAGAaagggggacaggggagagactggagagacaggAGCTGCTGGACCTTTG GGCAGACTGGGAGAAAAGGGGGAACCTGGCCTAACA AGAGAGGAGGTCACCAAACTGGTCAGATCTATATGTG GTTGTGGGGTGAAGTGCCGTGAGAGCCCACTGGAGATGGTCTTTGTGATTGACAGCTCAGAGAGCGTTGGCCCCGACAACTTCAACGTGGTCAAGGACTTTGTGAACTCTCTGGTCGGTCGCGCCTCCGTGAGCCGGGAGACCACTCACGTGGGGGTGGTCCTCTACAGCCACATCAACATGGTGGTGGTCAGTCTGCACCAGCAGGCCAGCCGGGACCAG GTGAAGGCGGCGGTCCGCACTATGACCTACCTAGGCGAAGGCACCTTTACGGGCAGCGCCATCCATCAGGCCAACCAGGTGTTCCGGGCGGCCAGGCCCGGTGTGAGGAAAGTGGCCATAGTGATCACAGATGGACAGGCGGACGAGAGGGACACTGTGAGGCTGGAGGAAGCGGTGAAAGAGGCCAATGACAGTAACATTGAGACATTTGTCATCGGGGTGGTGAACCAGAGTGATCCGCTGTACGAAGAGTTTAAGAAAGAGCTCCACCTCATGGCCTCTGACCCAGACAGGGAACACATGTACCTGATTGATGACTTCAGGACACTTCCTG CCCTTGAGAGCAAGCTGCTGAGTCGGATCTGTGAGAGTGATGGCGGGGCCCAATTCAGCTCCATCCCTAGCTCCAGATACTCCGCCGGAACCCCTGGACAAGCCGGGATTGTCAGGGAAACCCCAGAGAGGACTGATACCGACACGCCCACTTTCAATGGAGACTTCAAGAAAACACAGATGGTG CCAGGTTCACCAGGAGAGCCAGACAGAATCTTTATCCCACAGGGCCCCCAGACTGGGGACCGAGATAACTCGGAGACCTACAGGGTCCCATCCTTTGACAGGGAACCCTTCAAGCGCCTACCAGAGTTCCTTCTTCCGTCAGAGATGAAGAACCCCACCCACAGTGTGGTCATGACAGGCCCCCAGGCCCCCACCCAGATGCCCCTTCCCGTAGTAAAGCTACCCAGGCTCTCCTCAACCTCTCCACCTCTGCCCCAGGATGCTTTAATACCAG ATGAGAGCTGTGGACAGATTCTGGACCCTGGGCCTTGCAGAAATTATGTTGTGAAGTGGTACTATGACACTACGGCTAACGCCTGTGCCCAGTTCTGGTTCGGAGGTTGTCAGGGAAACCAAAACCAGTTTGAGTCGGAGAAGAGCTGCAAAAATACCTGTGTGAAGGTCTAA